From one Phoenix dactylifera cultivar Barhee BC4 unplaced genomic scaffold, palm_55x_up_171113_PBpolish2nd_filt_p 000734F, whole genome shotgun sequence genomic stretch:
- the LOC103722749 gene encoding phosphatidylinositol transfer protein 3-like encodes MPLRKSRSSAVEKALSPEEQQAKINEVRRMIGPLSEALPDFCSDASISRYLRSRNWNAEKASKMLKETVKWRLKYKPEAIRWEDVAHEAATGKIYRADYFDKYGRSVLVMRPGFQVGGKYKRKL; translated from the exons ATGCCTTTGAGAAAATCAAGATCGAGTGCTGTTGAGAAAGCCTTGTCTCCTGAAGAACAGCAAGCAAAG ATAAATGAAGTTCGAAGGATGATTGGTCCATTGTCGGAAGCACTGCCAGACTTCTGTTCAGATGCTTCAATATCAAGGTACCTCCGGTCAAGAAACTGGAATGCAGAAAAGGCAAGTAAAATGCTGAAAGAGACTGTGAAATGGAGATTGAAATACAAGCCAGAAGCCATTCGCTGG GAAGATGTTGCCCATGAAGCTGCTACTGGAAAGATTTACCGGGCTGATTACTTTGACAaatatggaagatctgttcttgTTATGAGGCCTGGATTTCAGGTGGGAGGGAAATATAAGAGAAAATTGTGA